A window from Cryptomeria japonica chromosome 1, Sugi_1.0, whole genome shotgun sequence encodes these proteins:
- the LOC131075721 gene encoding type I inositol polyphosphate 5-phosphatase 8-like, which yields MAFSDEKKNKRSWPKLVVRKWLNIKSDPKEFFADETSNDNLLTKPTYEKLARQEPYMSQHTNVQDLRVFVGTWNVGGESPHTHSGLNLDEWVQPASAPADIYVFGFQEIVPLNAANIFGVEDNGPAAKWLALIRQTLNKNTNERSRNGPTASEDQLYSFDSDFEDSRAPFGSMNYNFNSSGPNYCLAASKQMVGIFLCVWVKSDLRQHVRDLKVSCVGCGLMGYLGNKGSVSISMLFNQTSFCFVCTHLTSGEKEGDEIRRNSDVREIIKKTHFPQTDNIFSENRVIWLGDLNYRLALHYAASKELMIKNSWETLLEKDQLQNQKKAGHIFEGWNEGKICFPPTYKYCRNSEQYAGQNLKYSKAKRRTPAWCDRILWYGKGLKQPFYVRGESKFSDHRPVYSIFIADVNSRKGRALAQN from the exons ATGGCATTTTCTGATGAAAAGAAGAACAAG CGTTCATGGCCAAAGTTGGTTGTCAGGAAATGGCTGAATATAAAGTCTGATCCAAAAGAGTTTTTCGCTGATGAAACTAGTAATG ATAATCTGTTAACCAAACCTACATATGAAAAACTGGCAAGACAGGAGCCATATATGTCCCAGCATACTAACGTGCAAGATCTAAG GGTATTTGTGGGAACATGGAATGTAGGAGGTGAATCACCCCACACTCACAGTGGCCTCAATTTGGATGAATGGGTACAGCCAGCATCAGCTCCTGCAGACATCTACGTTTTTGG GTTTCAGGAAATCGTCCCTCTGAATGCAGCAAACATTTTCGGTGTAGAGGACAATGGCCCTGCTGCAAAATGGTTGGCCCTTATTCGCCAAACATTAAACAAAAACACAAATGAAAGAAGCAGGAATGGGCCAACAGCTTCAGAGGATCAACTTTACAGTTTTGATTCTGATTTTGAAGACTCTCGAGCTCCATTTGGGTCA ATGAATTACAACTTCAATTCAAGTGGGCCAAATTACTGTTTGGCAGCCAGCAAACAGATGGTTGGTATTTTTCTGTGTGTGTGGGTGAAAAGTGATCTGAGACAGCATGTCAGAGATTTAAAAGTCTCTTGCGTTGGTTGTGGCCTAATGGGTTACCTTGGTAACAAG GGTTCTGTTTCGATCAGCATGTTATTCAATCAGACAAGCTTCTGCTTTGTTTGTACTCATTTGACATCAGGAGAGAAAGAAGGTGATGAAATACGGAGAAATTCTGATGTGAGGGAGATCATAAAGAAGACCCACTTTCCCCAAACAGACAATattttctcagagaa TCGAGTTATTTGGCTTGGAGATTTGAATTATCGCCTTGCACTTCACTATGCTGCCAGCAAAGAACTCATGATAAAAAATAGCTGGGAAACTCTGTTGGAGAAAGATCAG CTTCAAAACCAGAAAAAAGCAGGACATATATTTGAAGGATGGAATGAAGGGAAAATATGTTTTCCTCCTACTTACAAGTACTGCAGAAACTCAGAGCAATATGCTGGACAAAATCTGAAGTACTCAAAGGCAAAGCGACGCACACCAGCATG gtGTGATCGTATACTTTGGTATGGTAAAGGTTTAAAACAACCCTTTTATGTTCGTGGCGAGTCAAAATTTTCTGACCATCGACCTGTATATTCAATTTTTATTGCGGATGTAAACAGCAGAAAAGGAAGAGCTCTTGCCCAAAACTAA